The sequence ATGGCTAACGCTGCCCCTAAAACTGATAAAGAAAGACCGGGCTGCTGGAAGAAAAGCTGCCCAGTGCGCTCAGGTCAACCCCAAGCATGGTTTTGAGGCTGCGCGGCAGCCAGCCGCCTTCCTTGGGCCGGGTCACAAGCTTGCGCTCCGCTGGTACGCCGCACTGCTCAGAAAGCCAGGCCAGAGCCGTCTGCTGCCCGCCCAGTTCGTCCACCAATCCAAGCTGCACGGCCTCCCGCCCGGTAAAAATCTTGCCGCTGGCAAGCGCGGCGGCGCGGGCATGCTCCATATGCCGCCCATCGGCTACGATATCCACAAACTGCTGGTGCATGTCATCCAGCACTTTTTTAAAATAATCGCGCTGTTCGGTGCTCAGCGGACGCATGTAGGAGCCTGCGTCTTTGTAGGGAGCTGTGGTTATGGTCTCTTGCCCCACGCCGATTTTGCCCATAAGGCCCTGCAACTGCGGGATGTCCATGCGTACGCCAATGGAACCTGTCACGGTAGAGGCATTGGCAAACACGCGCGACCCCGCCATGCTGACCATCAGCCCGCCCGAAGCAGCCAGGGAACCCATGCTGACAGCCACGGGCTTTTTTCGGGCCAGCTCGCGCACGGCGCTATAAATTTCCTGCGATGCCGCAGCGCCTCCGCCAGGCGAATCCACGCGCAGCAGCACACCCGCGATCATGGGATCGCGCTCCACCTTGCGTATCCACTCAAGGGCAGGTTCCGGGTCCATGATGGGGCCGGAAACAGACACGAGGGCTATGCGCTGGCCGCTCATGAGGCCGTTGCTGCCAAGG is a genomic window of uncultured Desulfovibrio sp. containing:
- the sppA gene encoding signal peptide peptidase SppA is translated as MNTDQPLSMSAASEAGHAEATSAAIPAATPASSSAASSASPSGGQSCACPLAQVPATVWKDLLRRPFRKRHPVVFWGIILLLLAGVGVFGAALGSNGLMSGQRIALVSVSGPIMDPEPALEWIRKVERDPMIAGVLLRVDSPGGGAAASQEIYSAVRELARKKPVAVSMGSLAASGGLMVSMAGSRVFANASTVTGSIGVRMDIPQLQGLMGKIGVGQETITTAPYKDAGSYMRPLSTEQRDYFKKVLDDMHQQFVDIVADGRHMEHARAAALASGKIFTGREAVQLGLVDELGGQQTALAWLSEQCGVPAERKLVTRPKEGGWLPRSLKTMLGVDLSALGSFSSSSPVFLYQF